In Brassica oleracea var. oleracea cultivar TO1000 unplaced genomic scaffold, BOL UnpScaffold00703, whole genome shotgun sequence, one genomic interval encodes:
- the LOC106319934 gene encoding L-type lectin-domain containing receptor kinase VIII.1, with the protein MSFLPSLFSVSILLCFFCSLNEATTEFDFSTLAISNLKLLGDARLSNGIVSLTRDLSVPNSGAGKVLYANPIRFRQPGTHSPASFSTFFSFSITNINPSSIGGGLAFVITPDGNTVGAAGGSLGLAGPSVSKFVAVEYDTLMDVDFKDINSNHVGFDVNGVVSSVSGDLGTVDIDLKSGNTVNSWIEYDGLSRVFNVSVSYSNLKPKSPVLSFPLDLDRYVNDFMFVGFSGSTQGSTESHSIEWWSFRSSFGSGPGSGSGPSPPTANLVNPKANSVNSPPPLASQPSSSAVPISSQSKTPPTCRNHLCKENRGAIAGVVTAGAFFLALFAGGLFWAYSRKFKRVERHDSFASEIIKAPKEFSYKELKAATKSFNESRSIGHGAFGVVYRGVLPETGDVVAVKRCSHSSQDKKNEFLSELSIIGSLRHRNLVRLQGWCHERGEILLVYDLMPNGSLDKALFESRFPLPWDHRKKILLGVASALAYLHRECENQVIHRDVKSSNIMLDENFNAKLGDFGLARQIEHDKSPEATVAAGTMGYLAPEYLLTGRATEKTDVFSYGAVVLEVVTGRRPIEKDLNAQRQNVGANPNLVEWVWGLYKEGKVTAAADSRLEGKFDEGEMWRVMVVGLACSHPDPEARPTMRSVVQMLIGEADVPVVPKSRPTMSFSTSHLLLSLQDTLSDCNTLALNSSRSSSWSVPEHNVMIRGDDDHMV; encoded by the coding sequence ATGTCGTTTCTCCCATCTCTCTTCTCAGTTTCGATCTTGCTCTGCTTCTTCTGCTCTTTAAATGAAGCTACGACTGAGTTCGATTTCTCCACCCTCGCCATCAGCAACCTGAAGCTTCTCGGCGACGCTCGTCTCAGCAACGGAATCGTCAGCCTCACACGTGACCTCTCCGTTCCCAACTCCGGCGCCGGGAAAGTCTTGTACGCTAACCCAATCAGATTCCGACAACCCGGAACTCATTCCCCGGCGAGTTTCTCCACctttttctccttctccatcaCAAACATCAACCCTTCTTCAATCGGCGGCGGTCTCGCCTTCGTCATCACCCCAGACGGAAACACAGTCGGCGCCGCCGGAGGATCTCTAGGCCTCGCCGGCCCCTCCGTGTCCAAATTCGTCGCTGTGGAGTATGACACGTTGATGGATGTTGACTTTAAGGATATTAACAGCAACCACGTCGGATTCGACGTGAACGGCGTCGTTTCGTCTGTTTCCGGCGATCTCGGCACTGTAGACATCGATCTAAAGAGCGGAAACACCGTGAATTCGTGGATTGAGTACGACGGGTTGAGTCGGGTCTTCAACGTATCGGTCTCTTACTCGAATCTGAAACCAAAATCTCCGGTTTTGTCTTTCCCTCTCGATCTTGACCGTTACGTGAACGACTTCATGTTCGTTGGTTTCTCCGGGTCTACTCAGGGAAGCACAGAAAGCCACAGCATCGAGTGGTGGAGCTTCAGGTCCTCCTTCGGGTCGGGTCCCGGGTCCGGATCCGGACCCTCTCCTCCTACTGCTAATTTAGTGAACCCGAAAGCTAATTCGGTTAACTCTCCGCCGCCGCTTGCCTCGCAGCCGTCTTCCTCCGCCGTTCCGATCAGCTCTCAATCGAAAACTCCGCCGACTTGCCGCAACCACCTGTGTAAAGAGAATCGTGGAGCAATCGCCGGAGTGGTAACCGCCGGTGCTTTCTTCTTAGCACTATTCGCCGGCGGTTTGTTCTGGGCCTACTCGAGGAAGTTCAAACGCGTCGAGAGACATGACTCCTTCGCGTCGGAGATCATCAAAGCCCCTAAAGAGTTCAGCTACAAGGAGCTCAAAGCCGCCACCAAGAGCTTCAACGAGAGTCGAAGCATCGGACACGGCGCCTTCGGGGTTGTCTACAGAGGCGTTCTACCCGAGACCGGAGACGTCGTCGCTGTTAAACGGTGTAGCCACAGCTCGCAAGACAAGAAGAACGAGTTTTTGTCGGAACTATCCATCATCGGAAGTCTCAGACATAGAAACCTTGTCCGGTTACAAGGATGGTGCCACGAGAGAGGTGAGATTCTGTTGGTGTATGATCTTATGCCTAACGGTTCGCTTGATAAGGCTTTGTTTGAGTCACGGTTTCCGTTGCCGTGGGATCACCGGAAGAAGATCTTGCTTGGGGTTGCATCAGCTCTTGCTTATCTACACAGAGAGTGTGAGAATCAGGTGATACACAGAGACGTGAAGAGCAGTAACATAATGCTAGACGAGAACTTCAACGCCAAGCTCGGAGATTTCGGGTTAGCTAGACAAATCGAGCACGATAAATCGCCGGAAGCGACGGTTGCCGCCGGGACGATGGGGTACTTAGCGCCGGAGTATCTTCTGACGGGTCGCGCCACGGAGAAGACGGACGTTTTCAGCTACGGAGCAGTGGTTCTTGAAGTGGTTACGGGAAGGAGACCGATCGAGAAGGACTTGAATGCGCAGAGGCAAAACGTTGGGGCGAATCCGAATTTGGTAGAATGGGTGTGGGGTTTGTATAAAGAAGGGAAGGTTACGGCTGCGGCGGATTCAAGGCTTGAAGGTAAGTTTGATGAAGGAGAGATGTGGCGGGTTATGGTGGTGGGCTTAGCTTGTTCTCATCCGGACCCAGAGGCTCGGCCCACGATGAGGTCAGTGGTGCAAATGCTGATTGGTGAGGCTGATGTACCGGTTGTTCCTAAGTCGAGACCGACTATGAGTTTTAGCACTTCGCATTTGTTGTTGAGTTTGCAAGATACTTTATCTGATTGCAATACTTTGGCGTTGAATTCTAGTAGGTCTTCGTCATGGTCTGTGCCTGAACATAATGTTATGATTAGAGGTGACGATGACCATATGGTATAG